The segment CGGCGTTTGTTGGGCGTTGTGCCGGTGTCAGAGACCGGAAGCGCTTCCACAAAATGGGAACCGCCGGCCGCCTTGCGACAGCCTTTGGCCGACAGCTTTCGCGAGCAGGGAGAGTATTTGCCGCAAGATTTCGATAAAGCTATCAATTTGCGAACGGGAGACGAATCGCGTTCGTTCTTGCCGCGAATTGCACCGATTCGTGATGCACATGGAATGACTCGCGGCGTGGCAGTTTTGCTGCAGGATATTACCCGCTTTCGTCTGTTGGACGAAGTGAAAAGTAATCTTGTGGCCACGGTCAGTCATGAATTGAAAACTCCTCTGACCAGCATTCGGCTTGCTTTGCACTTGCTGTTGGAAGATACGACCGGACCGCTTTTGCCAAAGCAGCTCGAATTGCTGATCGATGCCCGCGATAATGCCGAGCGAATTTTGGTAATGATCAATAACCTGCTCGATCTGGCTCGTTTGGAACAAGCGCCGGGGCAATTGCATTTCCAGCCGTCGCGGCCGGGGGCACTGATGCGATCCATGGCTGAATCGTTCCGACCACGAGCGGCGGAGCAAGGCGTCGAGCTCTCTCTGGAAGCGCCTGCTGATCTGCCACAGGTTGCGGTTGATGTGGACCAACTTCAGCATGCGCTGCAAAATTTGTTAGATAATGCGCTGGCATATACGCCCCTGGGAGGGCGAATCAAGCTGGCCGCCAAACAAGTTGACGGGAAGATTGCTTTCTCCGTGACCGACACAGGCCGCGGGATTCCGTCCGAATACATTCAATCAGTGTTTGAAAAATATTTCCGTATTCCGGGGAGTTCCGTTCCCGGTGGCAGCGGCCTGGGGCTGGCTATAGTCCGAGAAATTGCTACGGCGCACGGTGGTTCTGTGGAGTGCGAAAGCGAGCCCGGTAAAAAAACAGTCTTTCGCATGTTCCTGCCGATCTTGCAAACCACAGATTCGGCCGGTGCCCGGGCCTAAGCTCCATCGGTTTGAACATCTGCCCAATGAACAAGGAAGCCGCAGTGTCCAACGATCAAACTCAACAGAAGCCAGAGCAATTTCTCGATCTTATCCGACGCCAACAGCGGGGGAGGCTGAAAATCTACCTGGGTTTTGCCGCCGGAGTGGGTAAAACATACCAAATGCTCCAAGAAGGCAACCGGCTGCGTAGGCAGGGCGTCGATGTGGTGATTGGCCTTGTGGAGACGCACGGTCGCACAGAAACGATGGCCCAAGTCGGTGAGCTGGAACAGGTTCCGCGCAGGAAAATTGAATATCGCGGTGTAACACTCGACGAAATGGATACCGACCAAGTGCTCGCACGGCATCCTACGATTGCCTTGGTAGACGAACTGGCGCATACCAATGCTCCGGGAAGTCGCCACGCGAAACGCTATCAAGATGTCGATGACATTCTCAAAGCGGGGATCAATGTCATCACCACGCTCAACGTTCAACACTTGGAAAGCCTGCACGAGATTGTCGAGCGTGCCACGGGCGTGCGCGTCAAAGAACGAATTCCGGATTATGTTGTGGCAATGGCCGATCAGATCGTCAATGTGGATTTATCCGCCGAGGACCTGCGCGAACGACTGCAGGCAGGAAAAGTATATCCCATGGAGCGCATTCCGACGGCCTTGGAGAATTTCTTTGCCGAGGAAAAATTAACGCAGCTTCGCGAGTTGGCAATGGAAGAGATTGCCTTTCGCTTGGATCGACGGCGTCGGGAGCAAGCGCAGCAAGGCGCCGCAACAGCTTCCGGCTCGGAATGTGTAATGGCTTGCCTCAGTTCTCGAAGCCCGCGCGCCGATGCGCTGTTGCGCAAGGCCGCTCGTATTGCTGATCGGATGGGGGCCCCTTGGTTTGCCGTTTATGTACAGACGCCCAGGGAGGCACCGGAAAAGATTGATGCCGCGACTCAGCGCGTCATTGCCAACAACCTTGAGTTGGCCTCGCAATTAGGGGGGACATCGCTGCAATTTAAGGGAACGGACCTAGTGAATGCGATCGACGCCTTTGTCAAGGAATACGGAGTCACCCACATCGTGTTAGGGCGTAGTCAAAGGGCTTGGTATCGCCGTTGGTTCAACCAGTCGGTCATCGATCGCCTGCTGCAGAGTGTTCGCGGCGTGGATGTTGTGGTGGTAGATAATGCACCGATAACGGAAGATTAAGGCTTACAAAACCAGCCGCCAGCCCGCTCATTGGAAGATTTATCAAAGCACGAGGAATGGAACCGAATCATTCGGCGGGCTGAGTATTGAAAATTCGGTCGCCGGCGTCGCCCAAGCCAGGCACAATATATTTTTTGGCGTTTAACTCAGGATCGATGGCGCACACATAAATCTGTGTGTTGGGAAACTGAGAAAAGACTTCGTCGATTCCTTCTCGAGCAGCGATGATTGCCAACAGCTTTGCCTGGGGCACGCCCCACTCCTTCAAGGTGGCCAGAGCTGCCACGGCGGATCCGCCGGTGGCTAGCATCGGATCGAGAACCAAAGCCACATCGACCGGATTCGTTCCTTGCACACGGCTGTAGTATTCCACGGGTGTTGCCGTCTTTTCATCGCGGTACACGCCCAGGTGCCACACTTCTGCGCCGGGGATCAAGTTCAACACAGGATCGACCATTCCTAAACCGGCCCGCAAAATGGGAATCAGCCCAATGCGTTGATTCAACACCTGACCGGTGGTAACGGCCAGCGGGGTTTGCACATGGGCTGGCGCCAATTCAAGATCTTGGGTGGCCTCGTAGGCCAGCAATACGGCCAGGCGTTGCACCAGCACGCGAAACTCGGCCGGCGGCGTGCTAACATCGCGCAAGTGAGCCAGATGATTGGCGATGAGCGGATGCTGGACTTCAAAAATGCCCGACATGCGCTGCTTCCTTTCTCGTGGCGCGACTGGCCGCGATGGCACTTGGACCGTCATGGGTACCTCCGCCGAAAGAAGATAGTGCGTGGAACCTGCTGATGAATTTAGCTTACTATAATCAGTTCAATATGGCCAGTATTGTGGTCGATGTATGTTCCCGACCGACACAGCGTGGCCATATACTTACCGTATATTACACCTGGTTGGCATGTCGTTTGTGGGCAGCGAAATTTGCTTGTTCCTGGTCGTAATCCAGGCCGTCGCGTTGGCACCACGTTTGCGGCGAGAGAATTCCAGCGGCGTTTTCGATGCGGAAACGCTGGGCTTCCTGCAATTGATCGCGCACAACAAGCGATGGGGGCACCGCCAAGATATCGACCAAGTTTTCGGTTTCGGCCGGCAAATTGCCGGCATCAATGGCGGCGTTCACCGCG is part of the Pirellulales bacterium genome and harbors:
- a CDS encoding ATP-binding protein; translation: MTFRQRIIVALIPLLILLAVIGGTATILIYRIGTRIEEILHENYDSVIYMRNLNEALERIDSSFQFALAGREDDAFKQYQANLTPYDANLKGEQGNITLPGEAELVESLTMFSKQYREQGDAFYKQAKESRTSLYFSPEGQPGLYDSFRKIKEVSSKILKMNEDNMHDADQQARRMAHLSLWWYGVGLVLGVALAAVLLGSTIRTILYPIRALTDSATAIGHGDLDQLVSVSSDDEIGALASAFNTMARQLRDLLQSQRGQLVLAQQTGQATINSFPDPVLVINRQHEVEMANPVARRLLGVVPVSETGSASTKWEPPAALRQPLADSFREQGEYLPQDFDKAINLRTGDESRSFLPRIAPIRDAHGMTRGVAVLLQDITRFRLLDEVKSNLVATVSHELKTPLTSIRLALHLLLEDTTGPLLPKQLELLIDARDNAERILVMINNLLDLARLEQAPGQLHFQPSRPGALMRSMAESFRPRAAEQGVELSLEAPADLPQVAVDVDQLQHALQNLLDNALAYTPLGGRIKLAAKQVDGKIAFSVTDTGRGIPSEYIQSVFEKYFRIPGSSVPGGSGLGLAIVREIATAHGGSVECESEPGKKTVFRMFLPILQTTDSAGARA
- a CDS encoding universal stress protein — translated: MSNDQTQQKPEQFLDLIRRQQRGRLKIYLGFAAGVGKTYQMLQEGNRLRRQGVDVVIGLVETHGRTETMAQVGELEQVPRRKIEYRGVTLDEMDTDQVLARHPTIALVDELAHTNAPGSRHAKRYQDVDDILKAGINVITTLNVQHLESLHEIVERATGVRVKERIPDYVVAMADQIVNVDLSAEDLRERLQAGKVYPMERIPTALENFFAEEKLTQLRELAMEEIAFRLDRRRREQAQQGAATASGSECVMACLSSRSPRADALLRKAARIADRMGAPWFAVYVQTPREAPEKIDAATQRVIANNLELASQLGGTSLQFKGTDLVNAIDAFVKEYGVTHIVLGRSQRAWYRRWFNQSVIDRLLQSVRGVDVVVVDNAPITED
- the upp gene encoding uracil phosphoribosyltransferase → MSGIFEVQHPLIANHLAHLRDVSTPPAEFRVLVQRLAVLLAYEATQDLELAPAHVQTPLAVTTGQVLNQRIGLIPILRAGLGMVDPVLNLIPGAEVWHLGVYRDEKTATPVEYYSRVQGTNPVDVALVLDPMLATGGSAVAALATLKEWGVPQAKLLAIIAAREGIDEVFSQFPNTQIYVCAIDPELNAKKYIVPGLGDAGDRIFNTQPAE